A genomic region of Tamandua tetradactyla isolate mTamTet1 chromosome 2, mTamTet1.pri, whole genome shotgun sequence contains the following coding sequences:
- the IGFBPL1 gene encoding insulin-like growth factor-binding protein-like 1 — protein sequence MPRFPGLFPLLLLLLPPRVPGLRLRQRPDCGPCRPELCPAPARCPLPGIAVRDECGCCARCLGAEGASCGGPAGARCGPGLVCASRAAGAAPEGTGLCVCAQRGAVCGSDGRTYPSVCALRLRARDVPHAHPGHLHKVRDGPCEFAPVVVTPPGSAENVTGAQAHLSCEVRAVPAPVLRWRKVLPSSPAGTQVLEELPGDHDNIAIQVQGGPSDHKVATRLLISPLRKADEGVYQCHWANAAGEAQAQGSVKVIGPRDYRGPLLPAPDGPM from the exons ATGCCGCGCTTCCCAGGGCTCTTCCcgctgctgctcctgctgctgccGCCGCGGGTCCCAGGCCTCCGGCTTCGTCAGCGCCCAGACTGCGGTCCGTGCCGGCCGGAGCTCTGCCCGGCGCCCGCGCGCTGCCCTTTGCCCGGGATCGCCGTGCGCGACGAGTGCGGGTGTTGCGCGCGCTGCCTAGGCGCCGAGGGCGCGAGCTGCGGGGGACCGGCCGGCGCGCGCTGTGGACCAGGCCTAGTGTGCGCCAGCCGCGCCGCGGGGGCGGCGCCCGAGGGCACCGGGCTCTGCGTGTGCGCGCAGCGCGGCGCCGTCTGCGGCTCCGACGGCCGCACCTACCCCAGCGTCTGCGCGCTACGGCTGCGCGCCCGGGATGTACCCCACGCGCACCCCGGCCACCTGCACAAGGTGCGCGACGGTCCCTGCGAGTTCG CTCCTGTGGTCGTCACCCCTCCTGGGAGTGCTGAGAACGTCACCGGGGCGCAGGCGCACCTGTCCTGCGAGGTGAGGGCTGTGCCTGCCCCGGTGCTCAGGTGGAGAAAG GTCCTGCCGTCATCCCCTGCGGGCACCCAGGTGCTGGAGGAGTTGCCTGGGGACCATGACAATATAGCCATCCAGGTGCAGGGAGGCCCTTCTGATCACAAGGTCGCCACCCGGCTCTTG ATCAGCCCACTGAGAAAGGCAGATGAGGGCGTGTACCAGTGCCACTGGGCCAATGCGGCTGGGGAGGCCCAGGCCCAGGGCTCCGTGAAGGTCATAGGGCCGAGGGACTACAGAGGCCCCCTCCTTCCAGCTCCGGATGGCCCCATGTGA